AAAGAAAGAAACAGCACCAAAGCTCGTGCATGAACTTGggtttttttgtgttttgcttTAAAGTTCAAAGCTTTTGAGAGAGAGACGGAGGGAGGGAAAGAAGAGAGCTGAGAAGACGAACTTTGGGGTCAAAAAGGAAGGTCACACactcttaagtttttttttttaatatatatatatatatatatatttcttgttttctttttaatttctaattttttaatagcaTTTTCTCTAAAAAAGAATCAATGGTGCATGGATTAGGATTTcaagaaattttaaaagttttttttataaaaaaatctagtgatattcaatcataatttttaaataatataaatatgattttattcaattagACCTAATAATTGAGTATTTCTCCCAacgaaaaataattaactagggtggtgtttaattagaatttttttataatttataaaaagtttttggtatttaaaaatatacaaatttcaaTAGATTATTTTGTAAGAAGAATATAGAtggattttatcattttttttagtgtaaAACATTTATGAAACAATCTTATTCAAATCTTTGAAACTTTATTAgactttctatttctttttttattactttattttctcTCATCACACATACCGTTCCCTCTCTTTAATATTCTTCAAGGCACATgtgtcaaatatatttttcctatATTATTTTCccgttttttctttattttctaaattaaattaatgtttgtctgatgtgttaagattaattatgttttctttaTAAGGCTACGCCAATCACATGTTCGACCGTGTGCTTTTGTAGAGATCATCAATAATTTCGTTCACGTGACAAACTTAAGTAATCTTCCtacattcttctaccatcattATTTCCTTCTAGtatatacttattattatacttcatttaaacatgttattatatttatcataaaataattataataatcaaacaaaatcaaaaaaccaacttataattttaaatctattaccaaaagtaagaatgagaagatattatttcaagaaaaattagtatataaggacataaagttaaaatcaatataactattaaaagattaaaaaaatattagttttacttttttttttatttaaacttcatcatttcttattatttttttactaacttttgtaattttaaatatgtttttaaaaattgacataatcattttaaatattataaatttataaaatcatttcaaatcttttaaatttttatgatataaattcattaaaatctaaattatcAGAAAAGTCGATTAAAGAAAtctcataaataataatatttttatataatctttaaaattcataagattatgctaaaataatattttaaaatcttaatctaataCATTCCTAAGAGTTTTATATTAGAACaactctaataattttttattattttaatacatctttacttttttttattatagtaactgtttcttttttatttattaagaattttgCAAACTCTCTTTCTGTCTCTAATTTTGAGattcattatataaattataaaccaATCAATTCTTTAtcctaataattaacatttttgcTATACAAAATTGCCAATTAATATGGCCTTTTTCTGTAACTTTTATTTCAATCGCGTTGACTAATTTGCATTGCTAATTAAGTCACGTTGTACATCAAGAAAAATGTAAGGTGAAATTTTTATTgggatttaataataataattagatagGTCAAagtggaaaaaatatttaaaatattattagagaaataatcatcatattaaattatttaacaaaaaattagctTTTATAACTTATCGAAAGCGAAAGGATTATTACTAAActatttttatagataaatcATTCTTTTTTTAGAAGTAGATAAATCATTCTTATCAGTTCAGTATTTGTTTAGTCGTGATAAGATGatctaagataaaaataaataaataaataaataatggaggtgatataagataattattttatcatgatACAGTGAATCTGTTTGATGTGTCACTAGTATATAATTCTCTCATTTTATTACCTATTATATTCTATTAATGTTATGTATTTATTATCTAAACAGGTAGTTAGGCCAAAAATCAACATGATAAAATAGTCTTTCCATCTCtcagttttattttagtttcaaaattttaaaacctaatttttgaattttagttgtagttttttattctaatttttaatttcaaactaaATATTTGAGTTATAGGATAATTTTTGAGTAATAAGAAATTGAGTTTTTGTCTTGTACATGATGATAATGTCAACCTAATTTTTAAAGCCTTTATACTTGAGATAAAAAGTTGTTACATGATTTTTTGAGTAACAAGAAATTGAGTTTTTGTCGTGTACCCATCTGATTAATTTATGTATCTAATGGactttttttcaaatcaaacgTAGAACAAAAATATTGTCTTATCCAATACCATAAATTTTAGCAAATCAAGCGAACCATATTAGTTTAAAAGTGTATTTTCGTAATGATAACAACAACGATAATGATAATGTCAAAATCGGTGATTATGATAGTAATAGTGGTTCCAATACCAATGTTGTGGCGGTTACTCGACTAGTGGTGTCGGTGTCACTGGTGATGACGATAGTGTATTAGTGATAGTGCTAGGATTGTCTTGCATTTGTTGGATTTCTAGGTGTTGGGATTTAATAGAATGTGAACATGAACATGTACATTATGTATCATTGTttacttctatttttctttttcaaaaaattattttgaaatttaaaataaatttaatttttagaccCATTGAGCCAAAATAACCAACTCGTTTGTTACTAGTTGGTTTGAgcttagtttaaaaaaaaattacataaatcaaACCCAACTTAATTCGTAAAATTTTATTGGGTTTGCCAAATCCTACCCAACCCAGCCCATAAACACCATTAAGAAGAGATTTTCATTTAAAAGTAAGGAGCAAACCGAATGATAattttagtaatttaaaatGTCCAAAAATAGAgggtttgtaaaagaaaaaaaatgtatgaaaagAAAGGACCTAAAGAAAATTGTGAATTGGTAATTTGTTAAGGCTATTGTATTCTACACCTccattattgtaattttttacctCTCACAGAATGTAAATATGCATTTTAAAATGAACTTTCCTAAAGAGAATGGAAGGTGTCTAATGTAATAGTAGGAATGCAGGATATAAATAACATCTGATAATCCAACCTAACTATTGATGAGATGCATGCTAAAGGGGTAGGTCCataactctatttttctttcttcatattTTGCATCCATATTAATGATATAGTAATAATTAACATGAATATAAAATTACCaatttattattacattttaatattatcatcatACCCGTACATTGGAGCAACACAATGGATATATTTCCATACATCTACATAGGTAGTTGATTCTATCTCATTCTTTTTTCTGATAAAAAGATATACAAAGGGAAGAGTGaacctaaaaaaaaaagcagaaatCTTAAGAGTTGAACAAGTGATATTAGTACATCATATGTGATGCTATATAATACTTGCAGCATGTTTTATTAGGCttggataagaaaaaaaaaaaaaaaaagataaatgcaGAAGCAGAAAGACATTAGAATTAACATGAAAACTGGTGAAGATACATTCTTTTACCATAGGATCaccacaaaagaaaaaattgtggGATTGATTAGCCGAAAAAAGCTAGTGGCTACCAAATGCTATATCCTACAAGCTACATTTTACAAGtaattacaaaatacatagtgagcAAAAATTCAGTTCAAGTTAATTCTAGCTGGAAGGCATACTCCAGGAGATTgttcttccaaaaaaaatctttcacaATTAACCAGTTTCATCACAAATTCAGGTGCAAAGTGGTACTTTTGATGAGCTTCACCAAAGCTTCTTCCAAGAACATGTTCAACCCAATCTTCCAAAGATTTTTTCTTGTCTGATAACCAAGCAGCTGCAAGTATCTGTGTCATGACCTCATACTCAATTTCAAGTATAAACTCTGATCCTAACATCTTTTGAAATTGTGTGTCAATGCTTTTAATTACTTGCTCAGCAATAGAATCAAAGTTGAAAGGCTTAAAAACAACTTTTTCATCAACTTGATCACACAAATCATTTAACCAGGCTCCAGAGTTTTCAACTATTGATTCACTTTCATCATCATTGTAATTGTTGCCCTCTTCAACCTCCTCAAGAGGCATATTAAGATCGAGATAGGACCTCGATGCCTCCCTGACTGGTTTCAGTGTCTTGCATGGTGCTTTATCTTTTAAATCACCACTTTCTATTAGCTTTCTTTTACTCAGAAATGTTGTTTTGGATTTCCCTTTTCTCTCTGCAACCTTCACATTTGTGCAACCACTCCTTTTGGCACCCTCAGAAGCATGTCCAAGTGATAATTGCATTTGACATCTTTTAGCTTCTAGGATTCTTGCCTCTGGAAACATTTTAGGATCCTCCTCCAAGTTAAAAGAGCCACTACTTTTAAACACACTAGAGGTTACAATAAACATTGCATTGTTGATGCTGATTTCCCTTCCGTGTGAGTATGGGAATTTACCTGTTTTTATTGCATGGAACAAACTATTCTGCACCAGGAAATCAGCTTGATCCACATTTTCAAGAAAGACGACCGAGTGCGGCTTTTTACTCAACTCCCCAGCAATATAGTCCAACACTGTCTTCCTCATAAGCACATCATGACAATATGAATTTTGGAATTCAAAAATAGAGTATGATGGGTAACACCGGTCTTGGGAGCTCAAATCCACAGTGATTAGGCTTTGTTTGTTTCCAAATAAAATCTCAGCAAGTGCTGatgcaatttttctttttccaagcCTATCTGGTCCAAGAAAAGCAAGCCATATGTCTGCTCTAACATGTGAATCACTACTAAGCTTTCCAGCACCGGATCTACAACGAGACACGGTTCGATTGATAGCGTATATGGCCTCATCCTGCCAGCCAACCTTTTCAGTGAGAAGATGGTAAAGTGACTTGAAATCTACAGTTTCAAATCTCCCTTCTAGATTTGGACCAGAGCAGGAAGAAGATCTTGCAATTTGGTGTGAAGTATTCTCATTCATAGCATCAAAATCGGTTGAAAGGGAATCTGACAAGTGATGGAGAGGCTTCTTATGATCACTTAGTTTTGGTGTGTCTGGCTCATGAGCAGCTGATGTGTAAATTGTTCCCAATCCCAAATCTGTGGTCACAGGAGTCACAGATGAAAATGTTGTGGGATCAAGAAGGCTTATATTGGCCTTAGGGGAAGGAGAAACCCAAGTACCATGCATATCAGTCTTTGAAACTTTTGGTATTTGGTCTGCTTCATCAGTGATACTAACAGTGTCAAAAGGTACCGAAACTGGTAATATCTGTTTAAATGGAAATGCACTTTGTGACTCTTTAGACATGTAGGAAATATGATCAGAATATTGGATTTCACTATGGAGTGGACCTCTGCTGCTACTTCCTGGACCAAATTGAAACCCCTCATGGGAAGGAGCTTGGAACCTTGTTTTGGTGATATCAAATTCAGGTAATGATCGGTTTTGATGAAGACGTTGACAAATATCACTCCATCTCCTTTGCAATCCGAAGATCTTTATATTCaaacttgtattttcttcattAGTCTGCACTGGATGATGAAGttcattcttaaataaaattcagccaCAAATTGAATCAGTGAAGCATGGTAAATGATGCAAAAGAAGATTTGATTAAACATTTTATGAGGGTAGATTTAGAAGAACTTTTGCAAATGTTCCACAcgagttttcttttcttttcttttgtccaaaaatattagttattagtttGTGAGTATACAGTATGATTTTCTCATTACCCAATATTAAATTCAGAGGAAGTCCTTTCGACCAATGCAGACAAGAACATAGTTAGTGTGTCTTTGGTTTATGGTTAACACACACTCCAAGTCAGTTGAACGAAGAAGTGTGCGAAAGCatggattagaatgaacatctGTTTGTGTCTTTGAACGGAAatccaaacacacccttagAAGGCATATGGTTGAAgtgttaaatattataattttatgagaaTGAAGATTTGTGGCACACTACACGCAGGAAATATTTGTTTGGGAGTGCTATAGCCCCCACTCCTATGCCTAGGTCCATCCTGAACGCATGTGTATAAGGTAGGACCAAaccaaagtattaaaaaaatatacaagttGATATACAACATGTCTTGATCAACTTCCAGAGACTTGGGTGACAAAAAACATAGGCTccacataaagaaaaaaaaattgagtgacAAAATAGATTAGAGAAATACTACTATTATGGTTCCCTACAGATAAGACACTACATTGTCGGGTTGGATCCTCTCTAGTCACATTATCGTCATGTGAAATCTTagcctttaattaaaaatagggaagagaaagtttaaataataaaagaataaagacaCGAGGTTTTGATGGTGGAGATTTTCACATGACAAAATTCGAAAACCTCGCCTGAGAGGATCCATTCCCCGAGTTTGCCACATTGCTTTTTTAATgggaaaatgtgttttttttttaccattttaggcatgtaacatttattattactaCTGCGTAcctctaaaattattttagtgggTCAGTAGTACTAGTACAGCAATTGCCCGCAAGATGCTGCATGTATGTGTGTGAGCATGTGAATGTGTCTGCATGCAATGAACAAGGGAAAACAAGATTAGGTGGATCATAACACACACCTTTGCCACATCCAATCCTCTATCTGAGTCCACATTAACCTTTTGTAACCTAGGCAAGCTCGTGGAGGAGTAAACAGAAGTTGAAGTAGCAGCAGGGCCTACCTTCAAAATATCAGCAACTTCTTGCTCACAACTTTCATTGCATGTGTCACATCGagttagtaaagatgatgatgatgcattCGTACAGCTTACGGGATTTTTGAACTCAGAAGGTGTAGAAAAGAACCCACCAAATGGCACAAAGGACCCCATCAAGCTGCAAGGTCATGAAGTGTGTCAACTTTTATGTCCATTAGACACAGAAGTGTCAGAAGCCAAAGTGCACATTATGAGATAGACTTATAAAGCATCATCACACCcaccaatgaaaaaaaattgagttgagtcaaataactttaaaaaaatcttataaagatACTTGTGTAATATTCATTAACAAAATCCTTAAATCCATTCAAAATCAAATCTTGTGaaatatcaatttaattattatcaattaaatcaaCGTTggttataagaaatatatatatatatatatatatatatatatatatatatatatatatatatatatatatataaagtttgaAGGGCTATAAAAAAAGGCCCTCTTAGGGTATCTTCCACAGAGTCCAAATATGTTCATAACCCAAAGGAGAAGAAGGGGAGCCCGTGGGCCAAGGGCACAGAAACAGAAGAagcatttatttattacggcatTCAGCAAAACAAGCCTGCGGGTAGAAATAACATTTAGGGCTCACGAGACCACACATGCGAATCAGCGGCAAATTCTATACATGCCAAGATATAGATCATGCTAATGAAGACTGATTGCGACCATTCCAGCTTGCATGAGGGTAATTGGCCTAAACCCCACAAATTAGAGGAATCCCTTCAGAATTCAGATAGACTTCAATGACTTGTTCCCAACAAAGTAGTATATCACACCAAATCTATTTAACagagaatttattttttctttgaaaacaagACAAATTGAATCATGAACCTCACCTCAGTAAATAATTCTTAAcacttctaaattaaaaaaaaaaaaactcacatgTCTAAACTAGAACCATGAACATGTCATGTTTCTGAGGCATATATAGATACTAGAGaggtaaattaaaatttaattataataacattaaaaaaaaaaaccttttcttTGTGTTTCCACAAAGGAGGACAAGGAAAGGGAGGCAACTAAATGCATCAAAACAATTGGATCAACAAATAAGTTCATGGTTTGAACggtattgaatttgatttttttaaataagattttcgGTTCAAGTTCtataaatcaaaaaataataattagaagaAAAGAATTCTATTAAAAATGGTTAGTAAGATTTTCCGACAAAAATTATTCATTGCAAATGTAGATAAATATTCCGTATCAATaacttaataagaaaaaaataattggatCCTAAAATTAAGTCAGGAAGTGAAGGATTTCAAGTTTTCGTCGACAACAACACCACAGACAAAACCTTCACTTTACACCTGATCATTTGTATgtcaactttaaaaaaatatgttacacACACATCTAAACACACCAGTGCCTTTTcacataatatattattattatcataattattatttttatccaaaaaCCCATTACTTATTCTCATTCGAAAATAGACTAAAATAAATAGGACACAAAGGCTCCAACTTTGAAGTGAACAACGAACAGAGTACAAGAAagcaataaagaaaaaagagaaagaaaccaACCCACCCACCCACCTGGACTTAGGGTAGAGTTTTTCAATGGAAGGGGTGGCAGAGGTCATGGTCAGAAGATGCAGATCCCAATCCTTGTCCACAGTAGGAAACAACCTCAGGAACTTAGAATAGTCCTCAGAGGTTCCCGCCACCCCCAACAACCACACCTTCCCTCCTCCATGAACCCCCAACAACCTCGTCAACTGCGAAACCACAAACCCAACACTACCTTCTTCCTTATACCCCCCAACAAAAACCTCAATCTCCCCGTAACACACCACAACCC
The nucleotide sequence above comes from Glycine soja cultivar W05 chromosome 11, ASM419377v2, whole genome shotgun sequence. Encoded proteins:
- the LOC114377360 gene encoding protein SMAX1-LIKE 7-like isoform X2; translated protein: MPTPVSTARQCLTDEAARTLDDAVSVARRRSHAQTTSLHAVSALLSLPSASLRDACSSCRSCSYSPRLQFRALELSVGVSLDRLPTTKSGGADEGPPVSNSLMAAIKRSQANQRRHPDSFHLMQMMQHQTQTTSLLKVELKHFILSILDDPIVSRVFAEAGFRSYDIKLALLHPPPPPPSRIFSRLTPPLFLCNLEPIQTGSVQPISCLDDNCRRIVEVITRKTKRNPLLMGVYAKTALRSFVEVVKKNGKGGVLPCELNGLSVVSVEKEIGEFLREGGRGEMIFEHVGHLVEHGGGGVVVCYGEIEVFVGGYKEEGSVGFVVSQLTRLLGVHGGGKVWLLGVAGTSEDYSKFLRLFPTVDKDWDLHLLTMTSATPSIEKLYPKSSLMGSFVPFGGFFSTPSEFKNPVSCTNASSSSLLTRCDTCNESCEQEVADILKTNEENTSLNIKIFGLQRRWSDICQRLHQNRSLPEFDITKTRFQAPSHEGFQFGPGSSSRGPLHSEIQYSDHISYMSKESQSAFPFKQILPVSVPFDTVSITDEADQIPKVSKTDMHGTWVSPSPKANISLLDPTTFSSVTPVTTDLGLGTIYTSAAHEPDTPKLSDHKKPLHHLSDSLSTDFDAMNENTSHQIARSSSCSGPNLEGRFETVDFKSLYHLLTEKVGWQDEAIYAINRTVSRCRSGAGKLSSDSHVRADIWLAFLGPDRLGKRKIASALAEILFGNKQSLITVDLSSQDRCYPSYSIFEFQNSYCHDVLMRKTVLDYIAGELSKKPHSVVFLENVDQADFLVQNSLFHAIKTGKFPYSHGREISINNAMFIVTSSVFKSSGSFNLEEDPKMFPEARILEAKRCQMQLSLGHASEGAKRSGCTNVKVAERKGKSKTTFLSKRKLIESGDLKDKAPCKTLKPVREASRSYLDLNMPLEEVEEGNNYNDDESESIVENSGAWLNDLCDQVDEKVVFKPFNFDSIAEQVIKSIDTQFQKMLGSEFILEIEYEVMTQILAAAWLSDKKKSLEDWVEHVLGRSFGEAHQKYHFAPEFVMKLVNCERFFLEEQSPGVCLPARINLN
- the LOC114377360 gene encoding protein SMAX1-LIKE 7-like isoform X1 → MPTPVSTARQCLTDEAARTLDDAVSVARRRSHAQTTSLHAVSALLSLPSASLRDACSSCRSCSYSPRLQFRALELSVGVSLDRLPTTKSGGADEGPPVSNSLMAAIKRSQANQRRHPDSFHLMQMMQHQTQTTSLLKVELKHFILSILDDPIVSRVFAEAGFRSYDIKLALLHPPPPPPSRIFSRLTPPLFLCNLEPIQTGSVQPISCLDDNCRRIVEVITRKTKRNPLLMGVYAKTALRSFVEVVKKNGKGGVLPCELNGLSVVSVEKEIGEFLREGGRGEMIFEHVGHLVEHGGGGVVVCYGEIEVFVGGYKEEGSVGFVVSQLTRLLGVHGGGKVWLLGVAGTSEDYSKFLRLFPTVDKDWDLHLLTMTSATPSIEKLYPKSSLMGSFVPFGGFFSTPSEFKNPVSCTNASSSSLLTRCDTCNESCEQEVADILKVGPAATSTSVYSSTSLPRLQKVNVDSDRGLDVAKTNEENTSLNIKIFGLQRRWSDICQRLHQNRSLPEFDITKTRFQAPSHEGFQFGPGSSSRGPLHSEIQYSDHISYMSKESQSAFPFKQILPVSVPFDTVSITDEADQIPKVSKTDMHGTWVSPSPKANISLLDPTTFSSVTPVTTDLGLGTIYTSAAHEPDTPKLSDHKKPLHHLSDSLSTDFDAMNENTSHQIARSSSCSGPNLEGRFETVDFKSLYHLLTEKVGWQDEAIYAINRTVSRCRSGAGKLSSDSHVRADIWLAFLGPDRLGKRKIASALAEILFGNKQSLITVDLSSQDRCYPSYSIFEFQNSYCHDVLMRKTVLDYIAGELSKKPHSVVFLENVDQADFLVQNSLFHAIKTGKFPYSHGREISINNAMFIVTSSVFKSSGSFNLEEDPKMFPEARILEAKRCQMQLSLGHASEGAKRSGCTNVKVAERKGKSKTTFLSKRKLIESGDLKDKAPCKTLKPVREASRSYLDLNMPLEEVEEGNNYNDDESESIVENSGAWLNDLCDQVDEKVVFKPFNFDSIAEQVIKSIDTQFQKMLGSEFILEIEYEVMTQILAAAWLSDKKKSLEDWVEHVLGRSFGEAHQKYHFAPEFVMKLVNCERFFLEEQSPGVCLPARINLN